A window of Salvia splendens isolate huo1 chromosome 8, SspV2, whole genome shotgun sequence genomic DNA:
AATGTAGGAAAAAATGGGAGTTTCTCAAATTAGGTAATTGTTGATGTGGCAAACCTATGACATGTTTTATTCTAAAggatacaaaaaaaaacacatgtgATTCAATACACTTTACAAATTTTTTCTTAGTATTTGTTCCTGAAAAAGTGAGACACTCCAAGGGAGTATTAGTTCAAAGAAAACCAATTATTTGCCCACTTATACTATTACACAATCAttaaacatttttctttcaGTCAATAGATTAGACAGTTGGGATCATTAGAGTAAATGAATAACCATTATTAATTTAAGTAAAAATTGAcagaaaaaatcacaaaaattaGTCAGATCTTCGTCCCATGACTTTAAAAATGAATAGATGAGATTGTTTTTGTCACAATGCAAATATTACAAAACTTCATGAGTTTATGACATTTTATCAAACAGAAAAGGCTGCAAAATATTATGAAATCACTTTTCTGACAATTTCTGTAAAAGAAAAAGGCTGCAAAATAAATTGGGAAAACTTTTAACTTCATGAACACGTTAGATAATTTTGATTGAATTATTGCAATATGAATACACTATAGTGATTGGGGAAATGTTGTAACCCTAAATTCACACATTTTTTTATTGGTTTCCACAACCTAATCAATATATTTCTTAAAAGGAAAATTGTCAATTAAATCATAGCTTTTAGTTAAATTCTGATTTATCACACAAATTACAAAGTTGCtaaattaaatcataacttAAAACTTCCGACGAGTACGTGGCATTATTTAATGACATGACATTTATGTgacattattaaatgacatggCATTCTGATCTGGTATCACGgaattaaaacaaacaaaggAATGATCGAACCAAGAACGTTTTTCatattcgaaaaaaaaataaactaaatctGAATATGATGGATTGGAACGGCGTCGTTAATTTTGAGGGTGTTGAGGCGACATCATTTTAAATAAACGGTTTATGTCCACATAGGAAAAACACGTGCGTCCACATAACCACATAATCGacgtaaattttaagttgtggGACAATTGCAAAAGTAACATACGTTATGATTTAAATAGCTAAATTTGTAAGTTGCGGGATAAACCAGAAGTTGATCACtgaaagtttgattttaattgGCAATTTTCCAAAACATTATtctatactttattttctcaacTCAACTCAATTCATCGAAACAAAACTgtataaaatcccgtgccaaaTAGAAAATGGTGACTCAGTGTGGGACATAGCCCAGACCAGAGCTGGTATTCAACTTTCCAATATTTAATAGAATCCATGCCTTTAGTGTCTGTATGTATGTACTCCGGCATGGATTCTCTAatatcttcttcttcgtcttttTCTTTCCGATCACCACTTCACCGCCAGCCACGAATTCCCACAAACACTCTTCCAAAACCCATTTCGAACATCCCATCATCTCGCCGAATCAAGCCTAACAAGGCCAAAAATGTTTATGCATAAGAACAATGTGTGTTTCATGCCTTGTTAGGAAAGAAAGATGAGAAATGTCGGGGCTCTCAACTGGCATAAATCTTGCTATGTTCCGACAAAGTTCGACGCCCTCGTCGTGGCGTTCAGAAGGTGGCTGAACAAGTACGGCGGCGCACAAGTTGATTGGAGCGGTAAATACACTGGAGAGCTTCCACCAACTCCTCCAAGAGAGCAGCTCTTCGACAGGTACATTCGTCGTTAGCAACAATGTCTTAAAAGCCGGACCGGACCGACTAGTTCAATCTGTACTTGGTTAGATCCGGTTTGCACATTTAAAGTGAAACATATATTGAGCCGTTTTGAATTGAAAGTGACTATATTTTTTTGTGCTCAATTGCCTAATCAGGTACTGGACTCACACTGTGGGTTGCAGCAGCTGCAGTGCAGCGTATAAGCGTCTCAATGCGCTAGTGATTGCCCTTCAAGTTGTCTCGATTGCTT
This region includes:
- the LOC121744598 gene encoding protochlorophyllide-dependent translocon component 52, chloroplastic-like, giving the protein MRNVGALNWHKSCYVPTKFDALVVAFRRWLNKYGGAQVDWSGKYTGELPPTPPREQLFDRYWTHTVGCSSCSAAYKRLNALVIALQVVSIASTAAVATAKHGGISIAARYSVAVLSFLASKWLSHFIHKTFICHDYDHAFR